TGACGCGCACTTCGCCTGTGAACTGGGCGCCATCGGTCAGGGCAAGTTCCACGGTCAGCGTCTTTTCTTTCTTGTTCGGACGCACGGTGACGTCGCCATCGCCGAAGGTTTGCGTCAGTTGCCGTTTCACTTCTTCAATGCTCTTCGGTTCGAGATCCGGAATTTCCAAGTGCTGGCAGAACTTCTCGAATGCGGTGACGCGGGCTGTGGCTTTGAGTTCGTTTTCGACGGCGCCGTAGATTTTGTCGGCGAGTTTCGGGTCGTGCGTGGCCTTCGGCAGGACGCGTTTCAGGAGTTCGAGCAACTGGGCTTCGTTAGCTTTTTTAGGTTCTTTTTTCATGCGGCGAAAATGGAACTCCGTTTTATCACGGAAGCAGCAAAGGGCAAGAACTTGAACGGGAACGAAGTGGAAAAAAATTTTGCCCGCCGGCGAACGTCGCGTCGCGATGTTTGTAATCACGTAAGGGCCGCCATCTGCGAGCGAACTGAGCGGGAAAGGGCACTACGCCGCGAGTCGGGAGGATCCGCGCTGATTCATTTGAAGCGCAGCGCGGTAGTTGGGACCACCAAAACGGGAGGGGCCTAGCGGTTGCGGCGCTTCATTGCCATAAAGGCGGCACCGAGGGCACCGAGAGCGAAGATCGAAGGTTCAGGAATCGGGACGAGATAAAGATTCTTGTCGATGCCGATGATGAACGAGTCGCCCGCAGCAATCAGACGGTCCCATTGAAATGCCCAGGTTGCGTCGCCAGTCATCGGACCCGAATTGTCGTTCAGCGTTGTCGGTGCGCCATCGTTAAGCGAGTTGAGGATGGTGGGGAAACTGGAAACCTGACCGTGATTCGCGCCCGATGTCAGGACCGTATCGACCGTTCCGAGATTGGAAGGCTTGAACTGCAAGGCTTCGTTGTAAAAGCCCTGGATGTTCTTTCCGAGCTGCACCGTGTCATTGGCCGATGATCCCGCCAGGTCGAAGTCCGCGTACTGGAAGAAATGAAAATCGAGTGCTGACCCGGAAAGGTTGGTGATCTTGACCTGCTCGGAAACACTGGAGACGCCGCTGCCCGATGAACCACCCACGAGCGAGTAGCTCGTCTCGATGCTGAACATGGCGTTGCCATACAGCACATTCAGTGTGTTCGCGGTCGGCTGTGACTGGCTGATCAACGGGAGCGTGCTCAGCGCGCTTTCGCCACCAACGCTGCCCACGCGAAGGTAAAAGCTTTGCAATACCAGCTGGCTCACGCCGTCGACGAGCCACGTG
The Verrucomicrobiia bacterium DNA segment above includes these coding regions:
- a CDS encoding PEP-CTERM sorting domain-containing protein — translated: MKNTQRTRFGVKSQACLAAVSALVLAAPSPALAAPAKLTDSNSSLVINPTSDQLMTTWLVDGVSQLVLQSFYLRVGSVGGESALSTLPLISQSQPTANTLNVLYGNAMFSIETSYSLVGGSSGSGVSSVSEQVKITNLSGSALDFHFFQYADFDLAGSSANDTVQLGKNIQGFYNEALQFKPSNLGTVDTVLTSGANHGQVSSFPTILNSLNDGAPTTLNDNSGPMTGDATWAFQWDRLIAAGDSFIIGIDKNLYLVPIPEPSIFALGALGAAFMAMKRRNR